The Streptomyces camelliae genome window below encodes:
- a CDS encoding MupA/Atu3671 family FMN-dependent luciferase-like monooxygenase, with amino-acid sequence MDFSLFYFADYGAAADDRYRLLLDSAKFADTHGFAAVWTPERHFHEFGGQYPNAAVTGAALAVATERIAIRAGSVVAPLHHPARIAEEWSVVDNLSRGRVGVSLASGWHAVDFVLRPENYRDRKEVLVRTVETLRRLWAREEVAFPDGAGQESTVRIFPPPVQPELPMWLTSAGSAETFRTAGRLGTGVLTHLIGQEISDLEHNIAAYRAELAAAHGPGARGHVALMLHTLLGTDREKVREEVREPFSNYLRSSIGLIMKTAAAALPGGIDLERLSPQDREFLVARSFDRYFDTGGLFGTVEDGVETVRRLRAAGVDEVACLIDFGVPEDRVLEGLHSLNTLRERCADDHGEDRDEQR; translated from the coding sequence GTGGACTTCAGTCTCTTCTATTTCGCGGACTACGGGGCCGCGGCCGATGACCGCTACCGTCTTCTGCTGGACAGCGCGAAATTCGCGGACACCCACGGATTCGCGGCGGTCTGGACGCCGGAGCGCCATTTCCATGAATTCGGCGGCCAATATCCCAACGCGGCCGTCACCGGCGCGGCGCTGGCGGTGGCGACCGAGCGGATCGCCATCCGCGCGGGCAGTGTCGTCGCGCCTCTGCACCATCCGGCGCGGATCGCGGAGGAGTGGTCCGTGGTGGACAACCTCTCCCGGGGCCGGGTGGGCGTGTCGCTGGCGTCGGGCTGGCACGCGGTGGACTTCGTCCTGCGGCCGGAGAACTACCGGGACCGCAAGGAGGTCCTGGTGCGCACCGTGGAGACCCTGCGCCGGCTGTGGGCGCGGGAGGAGGTGGCGTTCCCGGACGGCGCGGGCCAGGAGTCGACGGTGCGGATCTTCCCGCCGCCGGTCCAGCCGGAGTTGCCGATGTGGCTGACGAGCGCCGGCTCCGCCGAGACGTTCCGTACGGCCGGCCGGCTCGGCACGGGTGTGCTGACGCATCTGATCGGCCAGGAGATCTCCGATCTGGAGCACAACATCGCCGCCTATCGCGCGGAACTGGCGGCCGCGCACGGCCCCGGGGCGCGCGGTCATGTGGCGCTGATGCTGCACACCCTGCTGGGCACCGACCGCGAGAAGGTCCGTGAAGAGGTCCGAGAGCCGTTCAGCAACTATCTGCGCAGCTCGATCGGACTGATCATGAAGACAGCCGCGGCGGCACTGCCCGGCGGCATCGACCTGGAGCGGCTGTCGCCGCAGGACCGCGAGTTCCTCGTGGCGCGGTCGTTCGACCGCTACTTCGACACGGGCGGGCTGTTCGGCACGGTCGAGGACGGCGTGGAGACCGTACGGCGGCTGCGTGCGGCGGGGGTCGACGAGGTCGCCTGCCTGATCGACTTCGGGGTGCCCGAGGACCGGGTGCTGGAGGGCCTGCACTCCTTGAACACGCTGCGCGAGCGGTGCGCCGACGACCATGGGGAGGACCGTGATGAGCAGCGGTGA
- a CDS encoding SDR family NAD(P)-dependent oxidoreductase: protein MSSGELTGLTALVTGGASGIGLATARMLAARGAAVACLDLNALDTDGKSAVPEPLIGVYGDVADDASVDAAVAEAAERLGGLDILVNNAGILGRGTVESGGLDEWKRVFDVNVFGMVRVARAALPYLRRSEHASIVNMCSLGATVGLPNAAVYCSSKGAVLALTTAMAADHLHEGIRVNCVTPAPVDTPWVRRLVDAAPDPEAAFAAVSGRQPNGRLVTPEEVATAICYLAGPAAGSTTGVSLPVDGGSRGVLLSMDPRLLPARSRL from the coding sequence ATGAGCAGCGGTGAACTGACCGGGCTGACCGCCCTGGTGACCGGCGGTGCCTCTGGCATCGGGCTGGCCACCGCCCGCATGCTGGCGGCCCGGGGCGCGGCGGTGGCCTGCCTGGACCTCAACGCGCTGGACACGGACGGGAAGTCGGCCGTTCCCGAGCCGCTGATCGGGGTGTACGGCGACGTCGCGGACGACGCCTCGGTGGACGCGGCGGTGGCGGAGGCCGCCGAACGGCTGGGCGGTCTGGACATCCTGGTGAACAACGCGGGCATCCTCGGCCGGGGAACCGTGGAGTCGGGTGGTCTCGACGAGTGGAAGCGGGTCTTCGACGTCAACGTGTTCGGCATGGTGCGGGTCGCCCGTGCCGCGCTGCCGTATCTGCGGCGCTCGGAGCACGCGTCCATCGTGAACATGTGCTCGCTGGGTGCCACCGTCGGGCTGCCCAACGCGGCGGTGTACTGCTCCTCGAAGGGAGCGGTGCTCGCCCTGACCACGGCCATGGCCGCCGACCATCTGCACGAGGGCATCAGGGTCAACTGTGTGACCCCGGCCCCGGTCGACACGCCGTGGGTACGCCGGCTCGTGGACGCCGCGCCCGACCCGGAGGCCGCCTTCGCCGCGGTCAGTGGGCGGCAGCCGAACGGTCGGCTGGTCACACCGGAGGAGGTGGCCACCGCGATCTGCTATCTCGCCGGCCCGGCCGCGGGCTCGACCACCGGGGTCTCGCTCCCTGTCGACGGGGGCAGCCGGGGTGTCCTGCTGAGCATGGATCCGCGTCTGCTGCCGGCCCGTTCCCGGCTCTGA
- the mpaM gene encoding daptide-type RiPP biosynthesis methyltransferase yields MTEYQLKGTAAALVELFAGKIHQHGMYDSEGAAFYHAFTVRDNAEVEELLSAGEGRPGPVLELCCGSGRLTLPLLKSGFEVVGLDNSPSMLEILDERMREPEHQEYADRLSTVEGDMTDFSLDRTFGLIVLGATAVWNLTQEQRAQLFRCVREHLAEDGRFLLTVLDIAGFESAPAAFEYTSVFPTKDDRSPVLCTFIDRIEPDGLRSTSILANRVQDGEVVDTALYTAWTHLAPLGSLEKELAAEGLKLVAQRELVNRHQITRSSSARRRLLLEVTL; encoded by the coding sequence ATGACCGAATACCAGCTCAAGGGCACCGCCGCGGCTCTGGTGGAGCTGTTCGCCGGGAAGATCCACCAGCACGGCATGTACGACTCGGAGGGCGCCGCCTTCTACCACGCGTTCACGGTGCGGGACAACGCAGAGGTGGAGGAGCTGCTGAGCGCCGGCGAGGGGCGGCCCGGCCCGGTGCTGGAGCTGTGCTGCGGCTCCGGCCGGCTGACGCTGCCGCTTCTCAAGAGCGGATTCGAGGTGGTCGGGCTCGACAACTCGCCGTCGATGCTGGAGATCCTCGACGAACGGATGCGGGAGCCGGAGCACCAGGAGTACGCGGACCGGCTGAGCACCGTCGAGGGCGACATGACGGACTTCTCGCTGGACCGCACATTCGGCCTGATCGTGCTCGGCGCGACGGCGGTGTGGAACCTCACTCAGGAGCAGCGCGCGCAGCTGTTCCGCTGTGTGCGCGAGCACCTCGCCGAGGACGGCCGCTTCCTGCTGACCGTGCTGGACATCGCAGGGTTCGAGAGCGCGCCCGCCGCCTTCGAGTACACCTCGGTCTTCCCGACGAAGGACGACCGTTCGCCGGTGCTGTGCACCTTCATCGACCGGATCGAACCGGACGGCCTGCGCTCCACCAGCATCCTCGCCAACCGCGTACAGGACGGCGAGGTGGTCGACACCGCCCTGTACACCGCCTGGACGCATCTGGCGCCGCTCGGCTCCCTGGAGAAGGAGCTGGCGGCCGAGGGCCTGAAGCTGGTCGCCCAGCGGGAGCTGGTGAACCGTCACCAGATCACCCGCAGCAGCAGCGCGCGCCGTCGGCTGCTCCTTGAGGTCACGCTCTGA
- a CDS encoding flavin reductase family protein yields MTDPIPTSREAETVTSEEFRRVLGRFATGIVAVAALDAVGRPAALAVNSFASVSLRPPLVSFCVAETSRSWPRIRPAERIGISILADRQRPVCDRLAASGPDKLHGTEWHLSPGGALLVAGATGWLECSLRDEYWAGDHVIALCHVHHLAVGESDAPLLFHGGRYGTFRPGPLPVPR; encoded by the coding sequence GTGACCGACCCGATACCGACGTCGCGTGAGGCAGAAACCGTCACGTCCGAGGAATTCCGTCGGGTTCTCGGCAGGTTCGCCACGGGCATCGTCGCCGTCGCGGCCCTGGACGCCGTCGGCCGGCCCGCCGCACTGGCGGTGAACTCCTTCGCCTCGGTCTCCCTGCGGCCTCCGTTGGTCTCCTTCTGCGTGGCGGAGACGAGCAGGAGCTGGCCGCGGATCCGGCCGGCCGAGCGGATAGGGATAAGCATCCTCGCCGACCGCCAGCGGCCCGTGTGCGATCGGCTCGCCGCCAGCGGTCCGGACAAGCTGCACGGCACGGAGTGGCACCTCTCCCCCGGCGGAGCGCTGCTCGTGGCGGGCGCGACCGGCTGGCTCGAATGTTCCCTGCGGGACGAGTACTGGGCCGGCGACCATGTGATCGCACTGTGCCATGTTCACCACTTGGCAGTCGGCGAGAGCGACGCCCCGTTGCTCTTCCACGGCGGCCGTTACGGCACCTTCCGGCCCGGCCCGCTCCCCGTGCCCCGCTGA
- a CDS encoding nuclear transport factor 2 family protein, producing MSAAQPADRSPHEVLERYHQAMLAMSADDLADLYEVDAVHELPFLFPGMPACLKGREEVRATYRAAWEHSTARAGALRDVTVHTTSDPEVVIAEQTVVGTVTGSGAPFAFSNVLVIRVRGGLITQVRDYMDGLRIAHSLGRLPAVTAMLEGERL from the coding sequence ATGTCCGCCGCGCAGCCCGCCGACCGCTCGCCCCACGAGGTGCTGGAGCGTTACCACCAGGCGATGCTTGCCATGTCCGCCGACGACCTGGCTGACCTGTACGAGGTGGATGCGGTGCACGAGCTGCCGTTCCTCTTCCCCGGAATGCCTGCCTGTCTCAAGGGCCGGGAGGAGGTACGGGCCACTTACCGGGCGGCCTGGGAGCACAGCACGGCGCGGGCAGGCGCGTTGCGTGACGTGACCGTTCACACCACCTCCGATCCGGAGGTCGTCATCGCCGAGCAGACCGTCGTCGGCACGGTGACCGGCAGCGGTGCGCCCTTCGCCTTCTCCAACGTGCTGGTGATCCGCGTCCGCGGCGGGCTGATCACCCAGGTCCGTGACTACATGGACGGCCTCAGAATCGCCCACTCGCTCGGCCGGCTGCCCGCTGTCACGGCCATGCTTGAGGGTGAGCGCCTCTGA